Within the Plesiomonas shigelloides genome, the region ACCCCACCACAGCTGTAGTGACCGCAGATAATGATGTGTTCCACTTGCAGCACGTCTACGGCATATTGCACGACCGACAGGCAGTTAAGATCGGTATGGATCACCAGATTGGCCACGTTACGGTGCACAAACAGTTCACCCGGTGCCATTCCGGTTAGGCGTTCGGCCGGCACGCGGCTATCGGAGCAACCAATCCACAAATAACGCGGCTTTTGGGTCTGGGCCAACCGTTCAAAGTAGGACGGGTCTTCGTTGCTGATATTTTCGGACCAGATCCGGTTATTGTGCATCAGGCGTTCGATGTTGTGCATTGGTGGCGTCCCTGTTAAGTCAGCGTGTCTTGCGTATAATAAAGCTTTGCCAATATAAGGTAACTGACGGGAAAAACAAACGTTAACTGTTACCAAATACCGCACGGTGAATCAGGAGCACAGAGCATATGTATGCGCTGGAAATAAAAGGCTTAACCAAAACCTACAGCAACGGGGTGCAGGCACTGCGTGGCATTGATTTACAAGTGCAAGCTGGGGATTTTTATGCCTTACTCGGCCCTAATGGCGCGGGTAAATCGACCACCATCGGCATCATCAGTTCGCTGGTGAACAAAACGGCCGGTAAGGTGAGTGTGTTTGGTCATGATATCGATACCGATCTGGTTAATGCCAAACGTCAACAAGGTTTGGTGCCGCAGGAATTTAATTTCAACCCGTTTGAAACGGTGTTGCAGATAGTGGTGAATCAGGCCGGTTATTACGGCATCACGCGCCAAGAGGCATTGGTACGCGCCGAAAAATACCTGACCCAACTGGATTTATGGGAAAAGCGCGATAGCCGCGCACGGATGCTCTCTGGCGGGATGAAACGCCGCTTGATGATTGCGCGCGCTTTGATGCATGAGCCGAAACTGTTGATTCTGGATGAACCTACAGCAGGGGTGGACATCGAGTTGCGTCGTTCGATGTGGAGTTTTCTGCAAGAGCTTAATGCGCTGGGCACCACCATCATTTTGACGACCCACTATCTGGAAGAAGCCGAGATGCTGTGCCGTAATATCGGCATTATTCAAGGTGGCGAGCTGATTGAAAACACTTCGATGAAATCGCTGCTGGCGAAGCTGGAGAACGAGACCTTTATCTTGGATCTGGCGCCGCACAGCCCACTCCCTAATCTGACCGGTTATCAGGCAACGCTCTTGGATACCAATACATTGGAAGTGGTGGTCGCGCGCGAGCAAGGGCTAAACGGCATTTTCTCTCAGCTAAGTCAGCAAGGTATCCGTGTGCTGAGTATGCGTAATAAAGCCAACCGCTTGGAAGAGCTGTTTGTCACGTTGGTTCGCGGTGAGCAAGAGGAAGAGGAAGAGCAGGCATGATGCGTTTATATTGGGTTGCGCTGCAAAGTATCTGGATTAAAGAGATCACCCGCTTTATGCGGATTTGGGTGCAGACGCTGGTGCCGCCAGTGATCACCATGTCGCTCTATTTTGTGATTTTCGGCAACTTGATTGGCTCGCGCATTGGCGACATGCATGGGTTTACCTACATGCAGTTTATCGTGCCGGGGCTGATCATGATGTCGGTGATCACCAACTCGTATTCCAACGTAGCCTCGTCGTTTTTTAGCTCCAAGTTTCAGCGTAACGTGGAAGAGCTGCTGGTGGCACCGGTGCCGACTCATGTGATTATCTGGGGTTATGTCGGTGGTGGTGTGGCGCGCGGTTTGTGTGTCGGTGCCATGGTGACCGCGGTGTCACTGTTCTTCATTCCGTTGGAAGTGCAGCATTGGTGGGTGGTGGTAACCACGTTACTGCTGACGTCTATCGTATTTGCGCTCGGTGGCCTGATTAACGCGGTGTATGCCCGTACCTTTGATGACATCAGCATCATTCCAACCTTTGTACTGACCCCATTGACCTATCTGGGCGGCGTCTTTTACTCCCTGACCTTGCTGCCACCGTTCTGGCAAGGGGTATCGCGCTTAAACCCGATTGTGTACATGATCAGTGGTTTTCGTGAGGGCTTTCTCGGCATTTCCGACGTCGGTTTACCGATGACCTTCGGCGTGCTGCTGATGTTCGTGCTGGGGCTGTATGCCTTTGCGTGGCATCTGATTTCCCGTGGCGTGGGTTTGCGCAGCTAATGTCGCTAATGTAACTCATTTAGTGCAATGCATGGCGAGCTTTAAGCTGTATGCGGTTAGCTTGCCAAGATGGGGATATTTCCTTTTCAATCCCGCCCGACAGGCATGCCTGCGGCGGGATTTTTTGTGCTCAGCGATGGTGTATCTGATGCTGCGTTAAGCCAGCATCGGACAACTGACGACCTGATTGCGTCCTTGCTGTTTGGCGCGATACATCGCCTGATCGGCGCGATTCAATGCTGACGACAGGCTCTCTTGCGCGTGATTAGCCGCAATCCCAATACTCACCGTTACCTGCTCACCGTGAGCAAACGAATGGCGAGCAATCTGCTGGCACAGTGCTGAGGCGTGGCGTTCGACTTGTGACAACGGATAATCGTGTAGCGCGATAATAAACTCCTCACCGCCCCAGCGGGCAATCATCCCAATTCCCGGTGTGTGTTCGCGCAGCAATCGTGCAATGCCGGTCAGTACTTGATCGCCACTGTGGTGGCCAAAGCGGTCGTTAATTTTTTTGAAATGATCGATATCGATAAACAGCAAGCATAACTTTCCAGCTGTCGCGTGATATTGCGGCCAGAGCGTTTCGAGGTGTTTTTGTGCCCAGCCTCGGTTATAGAGTTGGGTGAGCGGATCTTCACTGGCCAGCTTGGCGGTGCGGCGCAGTGCATGTTTAAGCGCTTGGGTTTTATGGTTAATACGCCATTGCATCAAGGTACGGTTTGCCAAGTTCTCTTCTTGCATCTGGCCGAGCATCAGCAAAGGCAAACCAATCGAAATAATCAAAATCGCCCAGTAGGCTAAGCGGTGATTATCACATGATAGCGCATGAAACAGCAGATTGTGTGACGACAAGGTGAGCCCTTGCAAGCCGAGCAGAAAGACGCAGGCGGTAGCCCCCAGATAGCGAAACTGCAGCACCAGCCACACCGAGCAAATAAATATAAACACACTGAAAATAGGATGATAAATAGCCAGCAAGAGTGGTATTGGCAACATGAGCCAGCCGGCATAGTGTATCCATTTTACCTGCAGTCCGCGAAACTGCTGCAGCATCAGGGTGTACAGCAAAGGTACTAATAAAAACATGCCCAGCGTGTTATTCAGGCCTTGGGTGAGGATGTAACACAGCCAGTTGAGTTCGCTATCTGAAGTGATCAATTGTCGACGTTGAGCGATGAATACCACGCCTTGTAACGCGGCGCTGATAAAAGGCACGGTACAGCACATCCACGTAAAACGCAGCAACATCAGTTGGCTCCAACGCGCCCAGATTTTGCCTGGAATACGCCAGATCCGAAAGCCAAGCCACGCCTCAAAACAGTCAATCAGACTGGCCAGTATGCTGGATACGAGACTATTGCCAAGTTCGGTCAGCCCTTCACTCAATGAGCCAATATCTTGCACATTAAATTGCAGATACAGGATTTGTTGATCGGTGCTCAGCAGCGAGTAATACCCGTTGACGGCAAAGGAGGCGCAAAAAATCCAAGGTAAGGCTCGCTTGCCGTAGCGGCAATACATCAACAGACCGATACCGGCGGGTAACCACAACAGTGCCAAGCTTTTGGGTGCTAGCTCCGTTAACTGTATGCTCAAGTAGCCAAAGCCAATATAACTGATCGCCCAGGCAAGCAGAGCCAGACATGAAGAACGTGCTAGACGGTGCATAAATAATAAAGGTGATAACCCAAAAGTGGTATCTTACATTACAGAGCGTCTGTTTCAGAGTTTTCCTTTAATTTATATCACTTATTTATAGTTTCATTGTGTTAATTGATTATATTCTGGCTATTAACGCTTTATGGTGGTGATTTTACGGGGTTTTATTTTGTGATTTTTGTTGGTGATGATCACGGGCGGTAATAAAATGGTTGTGAATAGTTAACCAATAATTAAGCAATTACATGCGGTGCCATAATAAGGGAAGATGGTACGGTATCAAGATTGATGACGCGCATCCGGAATACCGGATACGCGTAGGAGATCGGGCTTAGTGCGGCACTTAGGCTACCTGAACGGGGATAGCGCGGGCTTGGCGTTTCAGATTATTGTGCTCATCGAAGTAGGCGACCATCGGCTTATGCCGACGTGCTTCTTCATCGCTGACTTGCACATAAGCGCAGATGATCAGCAAATCACCGACACTGGCTTTATGCGCCGCGGCACCGTTGACCGAGATGATTTTCGAGCCGCGTTCGGCGGCAATCGCGTACGTTGAGAAACGCTCACCATTGGTCACGTTGTACAGATCAATGGCTTCATATTCTAAAATTCCGGCCGCCTCCAGAAAATCCACATCGATGGCGCAGGAGCCTTCATAATGCAGATCGGCTTGGGTTACGGTGACCCGGTGCAGTTTGCCGCGCAGCATGGTTCGTTGCATAACTTTCAATCCTTTGTACGACTGACTCGCTGTACTGAATTTGTTGAAGTACAGGCGATGGCAGCACTTGCCAGCCCCTGTACCGCACTGTACGAGACGGCAAAGGGCGCGTTATCGTACAGCTTTTAACCAGCACACTATTCCCTAATCAGGGGTGAATGTCTACTACCATATTGTCGATCAGGCGCGCTTTGCCCAGCCATGCCGCCATCAGTAATACGGCCTGTTGGCTAGTCGTATCCAGCGGTTGCAAGCTGTGTGCATCGCGGATAAAGAGCTCATCGGCGCGTAATCCGGCTGCGGCCAGCGCTTCTTTGCCGTCCGCAATGATTTGCTCACTGGCCATCGGCTGCTGTTGCAGTGCGCTGGCCATCTGTTGCATCACGCGATACAAGGCGGGTGCTTGTGCTCGCTCTTCAGCGCTCAGGTAGCCATTGCGTGAGCTTAAAGCCAAGCCATCGGCCGCACGCACAGTCGGCACACCGACAATCTCAATATCAAAGGCCAGATCAGCCACCATTTGCCGGATCAGCGCCAGCTGTTGGTAATCTTTTTGCCCGAAGCAGGCCACATCCGGTTGCACTAAGTGGAACAGGGTGCTGACGACGGTTGCGACACCACGAAAGTGTCCCGGACGGCAAGCGCCTTCCAGAATGCTGGAAATGGCCGGGACATCGACAATCGCCTGATTGTGCATCCCACGTGGGTAAATGGCGTTGGCATCGGGGGTAAACACCGCGTGAACCCCAACCGCGCGCAGTTTGGCGCAGTCTTGCTCGAGGGTGCGCGGATAGTTGGCCAGATCGTTGGCATTATCAAATTGCAGTGGATTGACGAAGATGCTGGCAATCACCACATCGGCACGCGCTGCCGCTTCGCGCATCAAGGTCAGGTGACCGTCGTGCAAGTTGCCCATGGTCGGAACGAAGGCAATGCGCTGGCCGCTACTTTTTAGGCGGCGAATTTCACGACGTAAAATCAGGGGCGTTTCAATGATCAGCATGCTGTACTCCTTCACCTCGGGGAGCGGCGTGAAACCTGATGCTCCCCGAAGCCTATGCGTGTTAAGCCCGATGTGTCCGAACGGGGATATCTTAGTTGAAGGTGTGTTCGGCGGCGGGGAATAAACTTTGCTCGACTTCACTGACGTACTGGCGGATCGCTTGGCGGATATCACCGGTTTCAGCCAGATAGTTTTTGGAGAATTTCGGCATGTAGTTGGCGGAAATCCCCAGCGCATCGTGCATCACCAGAATTTGGCCATCGGTGCTGACACCGGCGCCGATCCCAATCACCGGAATCAGCAAACGGCGGGTGATCTCTTCGGCCAAGGCGGCCGGAACGCATTCCAGTACCAGCATTTGGGCACCGGCTTGTTGCAAGGTTAATGCATCGTGCAGGATTTGCTCGGCAGCTTCGGCATTGCGCCCTTGCACCTTGTAGCCACCAATCAGGTTGACCGATTGTGGGGTGAGGCCTAAATGGGCACAAACCGGTACGGCGCGCTCGGTCAACATCCGAATAGTGTCACTTAACCAGCTACCACCTTCCAGTTTGACCATGTTAGCACCAGCTTGCATCAGGCGAGCGGCATTGTGACAGGCTTGTTCGGGGGTGGCGTAACTCATGAACGGCATGTCGGCCAGCAGCAGACACTCTGGCGCGCCGCGCCGTACGCAGCGGGTATGGTAGGCAATCTCATCAACGGTGACCGGCAGGGTGTCGTCCTGTCCTTGCAGCACCATACCGAGTGAATCGCCGACCAGCATCACGGGGACGCCTTGCTCGGTGAACAGTTTGGCAAAGCTGGCATCATAAGCGGTAATGGAAGCGAACTTGCGCCCTTCCTGCTTCCACTGACGCAGGTGGGTGAGTGTGATCTTACTCATGCAGACCCTTCTTCTGTTGTGTGAACATCATTGTTCAAGTTTCTCATGCGCATGTGTATGGGCATGGGGTTGACGCTGGCGGCGTCAAATTAGGCGTCCTGCCAGCGCTCCAGATTATTCCTTGCCACCTGACTGACCCAGTGTTGCAGCGTGCTGCCATCTGGCAACACCAACGCGGGGGCGATTTCCGCCAACGGATAGAGCACAAACTCACGCGTGCGCATGCCGTAATGGGGAATGATCAAGTTGGGGTGATCTATCTGCTGATCACCGTACAGTAAAATATCCAGATCCAAAGTACGTGGGCCCCAACGTTCGGCTTTGCGTACCCGGCCTTGTTGTAACTCAATTTGCTGCGTGGCGTCCAGCAGTGCTAGTGGCGTCAGCGTGGTATCCAGCGCCGCCACGGCATTGATGTAATCCGGCTGATCTTGCGGCCCCATCGGTTTGCTGCGATACAGCCCAGAGACCGCTACCAGACGACTGTCTGGTAGCGCAGCTAACGCGCGGATCGCCGCGCGCGCTTGTTGCACCGGCTCGACTAAATTACTGCCGATCGCGATGTAGGTACGGATCATTCGGCGGCCTTTTTCGCGGCCGGACGACGGCGACGGAAATGCGGACGACGTGGACGACGCGGTTTATCGCTGCTGTTACCGCCTTCACGGCCCAGATCGCGCATCAGATCATTGCGCTGATCGCCGTTGCTGGCTTGGAAATCGGCCCACCACTGCACCAGGGTTTGCAATTCGCGACCTTCTAGGCCGGCGCGCAGCTCCAGCAAATCAAAACCGGCGCGGAATTTCGGATGCTCCAGCAAGCGCAGCGCTTTTTTACCCTGACGGCGTGGCAGACGCAGTTGCAGCATCCAGATATCACGGATCAAGGTGGTCAACCGGCGCGGAATGGCCAGTGTTTTGCACTGCTCATCCAAAATGTCATTCATGGCCAGCATGAAAGCATCGTAGTAAGTCAGGCCGCTTTCGTGCGCAATTTCGTGCGCGCGCTCAGCCAGTGGGTACCACAGCATGGTCGCGAATAAGAAGGCTGGGTTAACACGCTTACCTTCTTGAATGCGCACATCGGTATTGTGCAGCACGCGCTCCAGCATTCGCTCTAGCTGGCTGTCTTCATGCTGGGTGAAACCGGCGGCGATGGTCGGGAACAGTTGCTGGAACAGGTTGTATTGGCGCAGCAATTTGTAGGTTTGCAGACCATAACCGGCTTGCAGCAGCTTGAGGGATTCTTCAAACAGGCGTGCCGGCGGAATGCTGTGCAGCAGGTAGGCCAGTTCTGGAATCGGATCGGCCGTTTCTGGGGTCAGCGTCATCTCGAGTTTGACCGCAAAGCGGATCGCGCGCAGCATCCGCACCGGATCTTCGCGATAGCGAGTTTGCGGATCGCCAATCAAGCGCAGGACGCGATTGTGCAAGTCTTCCACGCCGTTGGCGTAGTCACGAATACTGAAATCGGCGATGTTGTAGTACAGGCCGTTGACGGTAAAGTCGCGGCGCTGCGCATCTTCATCAATGTTGCCGTACACGTTGTCGCGCAGCAGCATACCGCCATCGGATTGGGTGGATTGCTGCGGTTGCAGATCGTCTTCCGCTTCTTCGTGGCTATGATGGCCGCGGAAGGTCGCCACTTCGATCACCTCTTCGCCAAACAGCACGTGAGCCAGCCGGAAACGGCGGCCAACCAGTCGGCAGTTTCGGAACAGGCGACGGACTTGTTCAGGGGTGGCATTGGTGGAAACGTCAAAATCTTTTGGATGTTTGCCGAGCAGCAGATCGCGCACTCCGCCGCCAACCAGATAGGCTTCGTAACCGGCTTTATGCAGGCGATACAATACCTTCAGCGCGTTTTCACTGATGTCTTTGCGGGAGATTCCGTGGTGCTCGCGCGGAATAATGATAGGACCTGTCTGGGTGGCTGGGGTCTCAGCCGTCGGAGTGTCTGACTGTCCGAGCACTTTACGACAGAAATTGGCTACGCGTGTAAAAATGGTACACCTCACAAGGGTTATACCGCGCACCGGATCGGCTCCACGCTCTGGTGGGAGCAACTGATCTCTCCGTGCTGCGGCAACGCAAAAAACCGTACAGGCCGCGATCATGGCGGCTACGGTCAGTAATTGTGGCTAATAATAACGCAGCCCCCGCCAATTGAGAATGGCGGAGAGCGCGGCTTTTACCGCACCAGTCTGGATGACGAGGCGAAATGGCCACGATTTAGGTCTTATCTGGCGCTCTTTTCAGGGGTGCAGTGGCGGGATCTCGCTATGGCGACGCGGGATGCGCTGCAAATCCCAATGCGTGATAGCCCATTGCAGCAGCTCATCGATGCTGCCTTGCTGCCAATCCGTCGGCAATACTTGACCTAAAAATTGCAGCGCCCGTGCCAGATGTGGCAAAGGATTCGCTGGGTCGATAGCGGTCGCGTGGTTTTGCTTGGACAGCTTGCTGCCATCAGCATTGACCACTAATGGCAAATGCAGAAAATCTGGCACCGGCGCGTTTAAACGCTGATACAGGGCGATTTGGCGCACCGTTGGCTCCAGTAAATCAGCGCCGCGCACAATTTCGGTCATTCCTTGGTGAATATCATCAATTACCACTGCCAGATTATAGGCGAACAGCCCATCGCGGCGGCGGATAATAAAGTCCTCTTCGGCCAGTGCGGTGGGCACGCTAACTTCACCAAAGAGCTGGTCGGTAAACCGGTACACCGGTTGGTGCTGGTAGAGGCGTAGCGCCGCATCCTTGGCATCATAACCTAAATGACGGCAATGGCCGTTGTAGCCGTCGCCCATCGCTTGGCGTTGCTGGCGTGAGCAGCGACAGTAATAGGCATCCCCTTGCTGCAGTAGGGTGTCGATCACCGCTTGATAGGCGGCATGGCGCTGCGATTGGTAGACAATCGGACCATCCCAATACAGGTGATAGGCTTCGAGGGTGCGGATAATGCGCTCACTGGCGCCAGCGACTTCGCGCGGCGGATCGATATCTTCGATACGCAGTTGCCACACCCCTTGGCGGTGGCGGGCCTGTAAGAAGCTGCCGAGGGCGGCGACTAAAGAGCCGAAATGCAGATCACCGGACGGCGACGGAGCAAAGCGGCCGACATAACGCAGTTCATTCATGGTGGTCGTGATGACAGATAAGGCAGTCGGTATGCGCATTATCCTAATACAATTCTGCGCGGCTGAGTATGGCGGATGGCCGCCGGCATGGCGCTAAAACGGCACCGATCGCAATAAAGGCTACGCGCAATAAAGACTGCGCAATAAAGACAGCGCAATAAAAGACAAAAGGGAGCCTTGGCTCCCTTCTGGTTTGGCGTATTGACGGTAATTAACCGGCCATCTGCTTTTCGCGGATCTCGGCCAGTGTCTTACAGTCGATGCACAGATCAGCGGTCGGACGAGCTTCAAGGCGGCGGATCCCGATTTCAACGCCGCAGGACTCGCAGAAACCGAAATCATCTTCTTCGATCTTCAGCAGAGTCTTCTCGATCTTCTTGATCAGCTTACGCTCACGATCACGGTTACGCAGTTCCAGGCTGAACTCTTCTTCCTGTGCCGCCCGGTCAACCGGGTCTGGGAAGTTAGCTGCTTCATCCTGCATATGGGTAACTGTGCGATCGACCTCAACCCTGAGCTGATTACGCCATGCCTCAAGAATCTTTCTGAAATGCGCAAGCTGAGCGTCATTCATGTACTCTTCGCCCGGTTTTTCCTGGTAAGGATCAACACCGGCGATGGCAAGAATGCCCAGAGACGATTTCCTGATTTGGCCTTCTGGCATGCTGCTTCTCCTAAATTCGCGCTACCCACCCCCTGTGGGGGGTAAAAATTAGGCCGCTATAAATAGCAGAAGGATACCGGTATGGCAATTCTTCGCATCCATGCTGTGAAGATAAGCGCAATTTACCGGCTCATTCCGCCCACGATAGCGGCGTATTAAGCACCATGCCTTGCGCCGAGAGGGTTGCTTGATAGCAAATCACCTCGACGCCCTGCTGTACTGCCGCGGTCAACATCCGAGCATAATCCGGGTCAATATGCCGGGCAGCACGTACCTGTGTGATCCCGCTGTGCAAGACGGCGAAGAACAGCACAGCCCGTTTTCCCTGTTGAGCCATTTGCGTCAGTTCGCGAAGGTGCTTTTGTCCGCGAACCGTAACGGCATCGGGAAAGTATCCACACTGTTGTTGCAGTAAGGTGACAGACTTCACTTCAATATAGCAGTCAGCGCGTTTTGGATCGCTTAGCAGCAGATCTATTCTGCTGTTTTCCTCACCGTAACGCACTTCCCGTGCAATTTGTGTATAGCCCACCAGCTCCGAAATACGATTGGCGCGCAAGGCTTCTTCCACCAAGGCGTTGGCGCGTAGTGTATTTACGCAGATCCAGTCACCCGCGGCGGTTTCGGTAAGCTCCCAGCTATGCCGGTATTTACGCTTCGGATTTTCGGAGGCGGAGTACCATACCCGATCTCCGGGCGTTGCGCACCCTGTCATTGCACCGGTATTGGCGCAATGCAACGTCATTGTGTTTCCGTCCGGCATTTCAATGTCAGCCAGAAAGCGTTTGTAACGGCGAATTAAGCGGCCGCATTCCAAAGGGGGATCAAACTGCATGGGGGGCTCCCAATGACCAACGTTGTAGCTCCGTATAACGGCTACCGCGCGGTGTAAGTTCTGAACAGTACAGAGAAAAATGGCTAAAGCTGACTGACCACCCCGGCGTTTGTGACGGCAGGATCAGCGGATGATGGGCGCGTCGAAACAAGGTGATATGTGGGCTAAACGGGGTCGCCGGTTGCGGCAAACCACAGCGCACCGCGGCGGCGCGCAGTGCCGAGGCCAGCGCCAATAGCGGCCGTGGGCTATACCGAGGGCCGAGCCAGATAATGCCGGCTTTCGGCCAGTGACCGAGGTTATCCAGCGTCAGACTAAAGGGCTGGTTTTGCAGCCGCTCGGCAATGCGGCACACACTATCGCGCTGCACCGGTCGGGTCTCGCCGAGAAAGGCCAGTGTCAGATGCAGCTGGGTGGCCGGCGTTGGGCGCGCCGGACGCTGAACATCAAAGGTCTGGTTGCGCCAATGCACAATATTGCGCGCCAACGTCGGCTGTAGGGTCAACGTAAAGAAAAGGCGCTGGGTGCAGCTCACGGGCATCTCTTTATATAACAAAATAGTCTCGGTTGACGGTCATTTCAGGTTATTTACGCGCAGGTCTACCTGTCTCGCATTTTGCGCATCAGAGTACAGGTTGCAAGGGGTTTGCTACAATGCGCCGGCCTGATTTTTACGACGACAGCTTGGCTTTGTGTGTTGAGCTGGTTTGCCTGGTGTATGAGTTATGACCATGACTGCTCCTGATTTACCGATCTGCGCTGTGATCCCTGACGTACTGGCTGCATTGCAGCAGCATCCGGCGGTATTGCTTAGCGCGCCGCCTGGCGCGGGCAAGTCGACCTATTTGCCGCTGACGCTGCTGGAGCAGCCGTGGCTGAGCGGAACGATTTTACTGCTGGAGCCGCGCCGCTTAGCTGCGCGCAGTATCGCCGAGCGTTTGAGCAGTCAGCTCGGTGAGCGCTGCGGGCAAACCGTGGGCTACCGGATGCGTGCCGAAGCCAAGGTCAGCGCCGCGACGCGCTTGGAAGTGGTGACAGAAGGCGTATTAACCCGCCGCTTGCAGCAAGACCCCGAGTTGAACGGGGTGAGCCTGATTATTTTTGATGAATTTCATGAGCGCAGCGTGCAAGCCGAGCTGGCGTTGGCCTTGGCGCTGGATGTGCAAGAAGGGCTGCGTGATGACCTACGCCTGCTGGTGATGTCGGCCACCTTAGATGATCAGGGGCTGCGTAATTTGTTGCCTGATGCGCCGTTGGTCAGCTCAGCGGGGCGAGCCCATCCGGTCACGGTGTTGCATCAACCTTATCCGCCGCATCAAGCGCTGGAAGAGGCGGTTAGTCAGGCGGTGTGTCAGCTGCTAGTGCAGGAATCGGGCTCTGCGTTGGTGTTTTTACCCGGCATGGGCGAGATAGAGCGCGTCAGTCGCCGTCTCGAGGGGCGCTTGCCGCCGGATACGCAGGTGTGTCCGCTGTATGGCGCGCTCACCTTGGCCGAGCAGCAACGGGCAATTGCGCCCGCACCCAGTGGGCAGCGCAAAGTGGTGCTGGCGACCAATTTGGCGGAAACCAGTTTGACTATCGAAGGTGTGCGCTTGGTGATCGATAGCGGCACCGAGCGACTGGCCAGTTTTGACCCGCGTAGCGGTCTGACCCGTTTGCAAACCACGCGAATCGCCAAGGCATCGATGACCCAGCGCGCAGGGCGTGCGGGTCGTACCGAGCCGGGCGTGTGTCTGCGCCTGTACAGCAGCGAACAAGCAGAACGCGCCGCCGAGTTTACGCCGCCGGAGCTGTGCCGCAGCGATTTA harbors:
- a CDS encoding ABC transporter ATP-binding protein → MYALEIKGLTKTYSNGVQALRGIDLQVQAGDFYALLGPNGAGKSTTIGIISSLVNKTAGKVSVFGHDIDTDLVNAKRQQGLVPQEFNFNPFETVLQIVVNQAGYYGITRQEALVRAEKYLTQLDLWEKRDSRARMLSGGMKRRLMIARALMHEPKLLILDEPTAGVDIELRRSMWSFLQELNALGTTIILTTHYLEEAEMLCRNIGIIQGGELIENTSMKSLLAKLENETFILDLAPHSPLPNLTGYQATLLDTNTLEVVVAREQGLNGIFSQLSQQGIRVLSMRNKANRLEELFVTLVRGEQEEEEEQA
- a CDS encoding ABC transporter permease, which gives rise to MMRLYWVALQSIWIKEITRFMRIWVQTLVPPVITMSLYFVIFGNLIGSRIGDMHGFTYMQFIVPGLIMMSVITNSYSNVASSFFSSKFQRNVEELLVAPVPTHVIIWGYVGGGVARGLCVGAMVTAVSLFFIPLEVQHWWVVVTTLLLTSIVFALGGLINAVYARTFDDISIIPTFVLTPLTYLGGVFYSLTLLPPFWQGVSRLNPIVYMISGFREGFLGISDVGLPMTFGVLLMFVLGLYAFAWHLISRGVGLRS
- a CDS encoding sensor domain-containing diguanylate cyclase — encoded protein: MALLWLPAGIGLLMYCRYGKRALPWIFCASFAVNGYYSLLSTDQQILYLQFNVQDIGSLSEGLTELGNSLVSSILASLIDCFEAWLGFRIWRIPGKIWARWSQLMLLRFTWMCCTVPFISAALQGVVFIAQRRQLITSDSELNWLCYILTQGLNNTLGMFLLVPLLYTLMLQQFRGLQVKWIHYAGWLMLPIPLLLAIYHPIFSVFIFICSVWLVLQFRYLGATACVFLLGLQGLTLSSHNLLFHALSCDNHRLAYWAILIISIGLPLLMLGQMQEENLANRTLMQWRINHKTQALKHALRRTAKLASEDPLTQLYNRGWAQKHLETLWPQYHATAGKLCLLFIDIDHFKKINDRFGHHSGDQVLTGIARLLREHTPGIGMIARWGGEEFIIALHDYPLSQVERHASALCQQIARHSFAHGEQVTVSIGIAANHAQESLSSALNRADQAMYRAKQQGRNQVVSCPMLA
- the panD gene encoding aspartate 1-decarboxylase; translation: MQRTMLRGKLHRVTVTQADLHYEGSCAIDVDFLEAAGILEYEAIDLYNVTNGERFSTYAIAAERGSKIISVNGAAAHKASVGDLLIICAYVQVSDEEARRHKPMVAYFDEHNNLKRQARAIPVQVA
- the panC gene encoding pantoate--beta-alanine ligase translates to MLIIETPLILRREIRRLKSSGQRIAFVPTMGNLHDGHLTLMREAAARADVVIASIFVNPLQFDNANDLANYPRTLEQDCAKLRAVGVHAVFTPDANAIYPRGMHNQAIVDVPAISSILEGACRPGHFRGVATVVSTLFHLVQPDVACFGQKDYQQLALIRQMVADLAFDIEIVGVPTVRAADGLALSSRNGYLSAEERAQAPALYRVMQQMASALQQQPMASEQIIADGKEALAAAGLRADELFIRDAHSLQPLDTTSQQAVLLMAAWLGKARLIDNMVVDIHP
- the panB gene encoding 3-methyl-2-oxobutanoate hydroxymethyltransferase, producing the protein MSKITLTHLRQWKQEGRKFASITAYDASFAKLFTEQGVPVMLVGDSLGMVLQGQDDTLPVTVDEIAYHTRCVRRGAPECLLLADMPFMSYATPEQACHNAARLMQAGANMVKLEGGSWLSDTIRMLTERAVPVCAHLGLTPQSVNLIGGYKVQGRNAEAAEQILHDALTLQQAGAQMLVLECVPAALAEEITRRLLIPVIGIGAGVSTDGQILVMHDALGISANYMPKFSKNYLAETGDIRQAIRQYVSEVEQSLFPAAEHTFN
- the folK gene encoding 2-amino-4-hydroxy-6-hydroxymethyldihydropteridine diphosphokinase, with product MIRTYIAIGSNLVEPVQQARAAIRALAALPDSRLVAVSGLYRSKPMGPQDQPDYINAVAALDTTLTPLALLDATQQIELQQGRVRKAERWGPRTLDLDILLYGDQQIDHPNLIIPHYGMRTREFVLYPLAEIAPALVLPDGSTLQHWVSQVARNNLERWQDA
- the pcnB gene encoding polynucleotide adenylyltransferase PcnB, with product MFTRVANFCRKVLGQSDTPTAETPATQTGPIIIPREHHGISRKDISENALKVLYRLHKAGYEAYLVGGGVRDLLLGKHPKDFDVSTNATPEQVRRLFRNCRLVGRRFRLAHVLFGEEVIEVATFRGHHSHEEAEDDLQPQQSTQSDGGMLLRDNVYGNIDEDAQRRDFTVNGLYYNIADFSIRDYANGVEDLHNRVLRLIGDPQTRYREDPVRMLRAIRFAVKLEMTLTPETADPIPELAYLLHSIPPARLFEESLKLLQAGYGLQTYKLLRQYNLFQQLFPTIAAGFTQHEDSQLERMLERVLHNTDVRIQEGKRVNPAFLFATMLWYPLAERAHEIAHESGLTYYDAFMLAMNDILDEQCKTLAIPRRLTTLIRDIWMLQLRLPRRQGKKALRLLEHPKFRAGFDLLELRAGLEGRELQTLVQWWADFQASNGDQRNDLMRDLGREGGNSSDKPRRPRRPHFRRRRPAAKKAAE